The following proteins are encoded in a genomic region of Dyadobacter sp. UC 10:
- a CDS encoding carbon-nitrogen hydrolase family protein, translating into MKVTIASAQYPVTEHADFSAWEAHVEKWVGEAASKGAELLLFPEYGSMELVSIFSEDVKRDIRKQIHALDAIRNEYCAAFESLAKKYHVVIVAPTIPVVENGKNLNRAYVFSQTGPAGYQDKFFMTRFENEEWGIESAPKTLTVFEAEWGKFGVQICYDVEFSVGSQLLSHAGATLVLAPSCTETIRGATRVHIGARARALENQAYTVVSQTVGNAAWSPAVDINYGFAAFYATPDKDLPEEGIIATMPPNQEGWLIQALDFSKIENVRNSGQVFNFKDHARLSSALFDEEIRIENRIL; encoded by the coding sequence ATGAAGGTAACGATTGCATCCGCACAGTATCCGGTCACGGAACACGCGGATTTTTCTGCCTGGGAGGCGCATGTTGAAAAGTGGGTTGGAGAAGCGGCAAGTAAGGGTGCGGAATTGCTGCTCTTTCCTGAATATGGCTCTATGGAGCTTGTAAGCATCTTTTCAGAAGATGTCAAACGCGATATCCGCAAACAAATACACGCGTTGGACGCGATCAGGAATGAGTATTGCGCGGCATTTGAAAGCCTGGCGAAAAAATATCATGTTGTCATCGTAGCCCCGACGATCCCCGTAGTAGAGAATGGAAAAAACCTGAACCGGGCTTACGTTTTTTCTCAGACCGGGCCGGCGGGTTATCAGGATAAATTTTTCATGACCCGATTTGAAAATGAAGAATGGGGTATCGAAAGTGCACCGAAAACGCTGACTGTTTTTGAAGCAGAATGGGGCAAATTTGGTGTTCAGATCTGTTATGACGTTGAATTTTCGGTAGGCTCCCAACTACTCAGCCATGCAGGAGCGACACTTGTTCTGGCACCCAGTTGTACAGAAACTATCCGCGGAGCTACCCGCGTACATATAGGTGCCCGCGCGCGCGCGCTTGAAAATCAGGCTTATACGGTTGTTTCTCAAACTGTGGGAAATGCGGCATGGTCACCAGCAGTTGACATTAACTACGGTTTTGCTGCTTTCTATGCAACCCCCGACAAGGATTTGCCGGAGGAAGGAATAATAGCAACCATGCCTCCGAATCAGGAAGGCTGGCTGATACAGGCGCTGGATTTCTCGAAAATTGAAAACGTCAGGAATAGTGGACAGGTATTTAATTTTAAAGATCATGCCCGCCTCTCTTCTGCATTATTTGATGAGGAAATACGGATTGAGAATCGGATACTCTGA
- a CDS encoding GNAT family N-acetyltransferase yields MGELTFIWKKGAEISSVFEDLGELRITVFRDFPYLYEGSPNYETEYLKIYAQSDKALLFAVYDDQTMIGATTCIPLTDETDEVRKPFEDPGYDLGSVFYFGESILLKEYRGAGLGHRFFDERESHARSFGNFETACFCAVERAVDHPLKPSDYRPNDAFWLKRGYHKESRLQTQMKWLDIGDTVQSEKKMTFWVKNLKDH; encoded by the coding sequence ATGGGAGAGCTGACTTTTATCTGGAAAAAAGGAGCTGAGATATCCTCCGTTTTTGAAGATCTGGGCGAGTTGCGCATTACCGTTTTTCGCGATTTCCCCTACTTGTACGAAGGCTCGCCCAACTATGAAACGGAGTATCTGAAAATTTACGCTCAATCTGACAAGGCGCTGCTTTTCGCTGTTTACGATGATCAGACAATGATTGGCGCTACAACCTGCATTCCACTTACCGACGAAACGGATGAAGTTCGCAAGCCATTTGAGGATCCTGGTTATGATTTGGGTTCGGTATTCTATTTCGGTGAAAGCATTTTACTGAAAGAATACCGGGGCGCAGGGCTGGGGCATCGTTTTTTTGACGAAAGAGAATCACATGCCCGTAGTTTTGGGAATTTTGAAACGGCCTGTTTCTGCGCGGTGGAACGAGCGGTGGATCACCCGTTGAAGCCATCTGATTATCGTCCGAATGACGCTTTTTGGCTTAAAAGAGGTTATCATAAAGAATCGCGGCTCCAAACGCAGATGAAATGGCTGGACATTGGCGACACAGTCCAGAGCGAAAAGAAAATGACGTTCTGGGTCAAAAACCTGAAAGATCATTGA
- a CDS encoding nuclear transport factor 2 family protein yields MTALETVELYYDCFNKKDWKGMLALLDPQVRHEANQGDVRIGIEKFTEFLGNMDVAYEETLTDMVFFTEKTGSRVAVEFVVNGIYKKGEEGLPEAYGQTYVLPAGAFLEVKEGKINRITTYYNLLLWIELVSKK; encoded by the coding sequence ATGACCGCACTCGAAACCGTTGAACTGTATTACGACTGTTTTAATAAAAAAGACTGGAAAGGAATGCTCGCCCTCCTCGACCCGCAAGTCCGCCACGAGGCGAATCAGGGGGATGTCCGGATAGGTATCGAAAAGTTTACGGAATTTCTGGGCAATATGGACGTGGCTTACGAAGAAACGCTGACCGATATGGTCTTTTTTACTGAAAAGACCGGCTCCCGGGTGGCTGTTGAATTTGTGGTAAACGGAATTTATAAAAAAGGCGAAGAAGGCCTGCCGGAAGCTTATGGGCAAACCTATGTGCTTCCTGCCGGGGCGTTTCTGGAAGTGAAGGAGGGGAAAATCAATCGGATAACCACCTACTATAACCTGCTGCTCTGGATCGAACTGGTATCGAAAAAATAA